The DNA region ATTGGGTGCCTTAGACATCAGAAGTTTGTCACCTCCAAGTCCAAACCCAGGTGGCAGCAGGCTCGGCTCCATTGGAGGCCAGGAAGGGACACCTGCTCCAGGCCTCTGGTCCTGGTTTGTGGACGGCCATCTTCTCCCCCGGGCTCCTCCCGTGGCCTTCCCACTGTACGTGTCTGCGTCCTGTAAGAGGAAACCATTGAAGACCGAGGCTGTTGCAACTTTAAATTACTTTGCATCTTCAAGGAACATGATTAAGGACCTGAGTTGCGTGTGACGGGCAACACGTTGTCACAGACTGTCGGACACCAGGGCGGACCCCTTCCTGGGGATCTTCACTGCAGATCCGCTCCCCTCCGACTTCTCTCACGCAGACCTCATGGCCGCCACTTCGTCTAAGACAGAACGTTCCATATACTCTTTCAAactgcaaaaggaaaagaaaacaggaggtGATTAGTCAAATCGCTGGGACCCATAAACCACCCTTGTATGGGAAGCACTGCAGTCCTGTTCCATGTGGTTATTTTCTGCCCATATAAGCAAGATCTTAACCTTTCGTCTTTGTGGCACTGGCCCTTATCCTCGGGAGTTTGTTTCCCAAGTGGGTATTTTCAGCTTCATGCCTGCATACATTCTTTTAAACTGGATTCTgatcctttttgtattttttgagacggagtcttgccctgtctccaggctggagtgcagtggcgtgatctcggctcactgaaacctccgcctcccgggttgaagcaattctcctgcctcggcctcccgagtagctgggattacaggtgcgcaccaccacgcccgggtaattttcatatttttagtagagacagggtttcaccgtgttggccagagtggtctcgatctcttgacctcgtgatccgcccgcctcggcctcctgaagtgctgggttgcaggcgtgagccgccgcgcccggcctggattcCGGCCCTTTCAATGATTTCATGTGGATAGTCCAGATTGCCTCTCCTTCTTAGGACACCGGTGGTATTGAGTAGtgtccaccctaatgacctcatttgacCTTGATTGACTTTTCGAACTATCTGTCTCCAAATGCACTCACATCCTGGggtcaggacttcaacatatgaatttctttatttctttatttattaacaGCTCCTGccctgtacccaggctggagtgcagtggcgtgaccaaGGCCctactgcaacccccacctcctgggctccggTGATCCTTCCCctttggcttcctgagtagctgagactacaggtgcgtgccaccacgctcggctaatgttgcccaagctggtcttaaactcccacctgggccttccaaagtgctaggattacagatgtgagccactgcacccagccaccatATGCATTTTAGGACATAATTCCACCTAAAACATTGAGGTGACCCCAAGGAAAGGGAGCCAGGAAAATACAAGCTTCGTCCCTCTGTCCTGTCTCTGACCTTGTGCCCAGCAAGAAACAAGAGAGCATGCCCGCTGCAGACCGCAGAGGCCAGCCCCCCAGCCAGAGCACGAGGGgagcaggccgggcacagtgaggGGCAAAGGGAAGACCCCAGCTCGCACTCCAGCTCCATACCGTCCACTCCACAAACGCAAGGCCAATCTGAATTAGAAAACCTATcatgggctgggagcagtggctcacacctataatcccagcacttcgggaggtcatgGTGGGGGGATCATTTGaattcaagagttcaagaccagcctgggcaacatggtgaaaccccgtctctactcaaaatacaaaaattagccaggcatggtggcgtgcgcctgtaatcccagctactctggagccttggaggtggaggttgtggtgagccaagattgtgccactgcactccaggctgggaggcagagtgagaccctgtctcaaaaacaaaaagaaaccctatCACGGAAGTCATCACGTTAATGGAGCCAGGGagaaaatgtgtacatttatctCGACAGGGGTAGAGGAATCATTTGAAAAGGTTCAACTCACAGGGGAAGGGTCAGGGACGGCTCACATTGGATGTCAGGGGGAAGCCATGCGGTTCAGAGCCCCGGAACCAGCTGCTGGAGGCCCGACGCTCAGGAGAAGAGGCTCCGCTCTCAGGATCCTGGGGCACAGGCgccagcctcagccccccagcCACCGCCCAGGGTCGGGGGTCTCCAGTGGCGGGTCATTCTGTGGGCTTGAGGGCTCTGAGGCCCACGCGTGGCAGCGCTCTTCCCTCTTTGCTCAGAAGCTGGCTTTGTGTAGGGCAGTGACTGCACCCTCGATGCCCCGTGTCCTGCCCTCCCAGGCTCCTGTGCAGCCCAGGGTGGCACCAACCTGCTGAGGAAGGGGCTCCTGATGAAAGGGAGCAGCTGTAACTGTGAACCATGGCCTTCCCTGCACCAGGACCCCAGGAAGGAGATGGGGCGCTGGAGAGAAAGTCCTGGGTGCCTCGGGGCAGGGAGGAGGCCACACTCCCACCCTCTCTGCCCTCCTGTGTCCTGACCTGCCTGGCTGGAGGGAGGATACAGCCTCTGCCAGCCCAGCAGTAACCCTCTAACTGGGTCCCACCTGACATGTGAGCCCCTCACTCCCCAGCCCCCCAGAGGGAGCCTCCCGGCTCCTCCCTCCTGGGAAAGGCAGCAGAGGCACAGCCAGGTGGGCTGCCCCAGTGATGGCCAGCGGGTGCTCCCATGGGGCCTGTCTTCTTAGGGTCTCAATACTCCCTGCACCACGTGGATTGGATCCCTCCAGGGGCCCTGGACTTGGTTTCTGCTTCCTGCCCCAGGAAAACTCAGGTgctgggcctgggctggggctggcctGGGAGGGGCTGGCTTCAGAGGGGCTGGCTTGGGAGGGGCTGACCTGGTGGGGGCTGGCATGGGTGGGGTTGGCCTGGGTGGGGCTGGCCTGGGTGGGGCTGGCCTGGGTGGGGTTGGCCTGGGAGGGGCTGGCCTGGGAGGGGGCTGGCCTGGGAGGGGCTGGCCTGGGTGGGGTTGGCCTGGGAGGGGCTGGCCTGGGTGGGGTTGGCCTGGGAGGGGCTGGCCTGGGTGGGGTTGGCCTGGGTGGGGTTGGCCTGGGCGGGGGCTGGCCTGGGAGGGGCTGGCCTGGGAGGGGGCTGGCCTGGGAGGGGCTGGCCTGGGTGGGGCTGGCCTGGGAGGGGGCTGGCCTGGGAGGGGCTGGCCTAGGTGGGGCTGGCCTGGGAGGGGGCTGGCCTGGGTGGGGCTGGCCTGGGAGGGGGCTGGCCTGGGTGGGGCTGGCCTGGGAGGGGCTGGCCTGGGAGGGGCTGGCCTGGGAGGGGGCTGGCCTGGGAGGGCCTGGCCTTTGCTGGAGCCTGATGACTGGCAACTCTCTGGGGCCAGACCCTGCTGTGGGGCCACAGGCTCCATCTCCACTGAGGACTGTGCAGGCTCCAGGACCGCAGCCTGAGCCCCACCACCCACAGACCTAGGCCCAAGTCGTGGCCCGGAGGGGAAGGCAGGGCCGAGGGCAGGGGCCAGGCAGCTTGGGCCGGGTTCTTGGCAATATCTTTATTGTCAGCAAGGCAGGGAACGGTGGGAACCAGGGTGTCACTCAGCAGCCTCAGGAGGGAGCCGAGGGCCGCCTGGGAGGCCGGATCCGGTCGTTGATCCAGTCCACGTAGTTGGCCACGCGGGTGTAGACCCCTGGCTTGTGCAGCCGCCCGCAGCCATCGCCCCAGCTGATGATGCCGTAGAGGTAGGCCACACCGTTCTTCTCGCAGGCCAGGGGCCCTCCCGAGTCGCCCTGGGTGGAGACGCCGGTCAGAGCCACCCTCCTGCAGCCAGGGGCCTGGCTCAGTGGCAGCTCGGGGACACAGGATGGAGGCATTTCTGAGCAAGGGAGCTGATGCGCTCTCCTGAACCTCATGAAAGGGCGTATCCTTTTCGGGGACAGCACTGGCCAGCCAGGGCATCCAACAACATTATACCCCTTCCTGAAGCCAGGACCCTCTCCCCACCAGTACGCACCCTGTGGGGGCCACATAGTCACCCTGTGTCTGAACACCTCCTGCGAAGACATCTTCGCTACCTGGCAAACTCCTACACATCCCTTGGGACCGGTGCAAAcaccccctcctccaggaagccacccTGACTTTGCCTAGCAAGATCCAGTGGCAAGCCCCACCCACACCACCACCTGtgggctgtgtggccttggaagAGTGAATTGGCTGCCTGGGGCTCAGTCTTCCCAGGTATAAAATGGGACATAAAAGAGCTGCTGCATGCGAGGTTGCCGTGCTGCCTGAGTGCGCCAGCCTGCAGAGCCCGGGGCGTGCTTGGGCTGTTGGGCTCATTGATGGCTGGAGAGAACTAGGGACAAAGGGGCCTTCAGCGTCTGCTGTCACAAGGACAGCACCGCCATGGGCTGGACGGCTGGGATGTGTCCAGGCTCTGTGGGACACCAGGCCCTTCTCAGAGCCTCGGTCTCCCCATCTGTGTGAAGAGGTGTCCCTGAGGGGCTGGCACTAACAACTAGTCTACTCCCTGCCCAGGGGTCCCTGGCTGGCCCTGCCAGGGTGGGGCACTGTCGGGCTCTGGGATCCCCAGGGGTGAGCATCTCGGAGTCTCAGGACCAGCTGAGCACCCCCAGTCGGGTCCTGAGGGGCAGACAGGGGCTCACCTGGCAGGCATCGGACTTGCAGTCAAAGTAGCCAGCGCAGAGCATGTTGGGGCTGATGTCGGCACCGTAGACCTCGGGGCTGCTGCACTTGTGGTCGGCGACCAGGGGGACCAGGGCCTCCCTCAGGGAGCTAGAGTAGCTGCTCACATCTGCGGGACACGGTGCCCTCAGCCCGACACATACGCTGTGGCTAGCCACTGTCCACCCTGGTGGGCGCTGGGCACACCCTCCCAGCTCACCCTCGCCCAAGTGGCCCCAGCCTGCGATCTGGCACTTGTGTCCAGCAGGGAAGGTGCTGCCGGGCTCGGGCAGGCAGATGGGCTGCACGAACTGTGAGCGGGTGGCACAGCGGTCCCCTTTCTTCTTCAGCCGGATCAGGACTGATCAGGAGAGAGCCCGGGGTCAGCCTGAAGTGCGTGGCTGAAGGGGAGGCTGTCGGGGCCATGAGGGACGGAGGGAAGGTGGCCAGTGGGTCCCACTAGGCAGCCTTGGAAATCCAGAAGGGATCGGTGCCCCGGCCTCCCTGCCTTGCCCCCAACTTCCCCGCACCATGTCTGCCCAGCTCCTGCCCCTGTCCAGGCCTGGCCTGGGGGGCAGAGGGCCCACCTGCCCACCATGCAGCCCTGTTGCACTGGAGCTCACCAAGGTCGTGCTCACTGGGGTTGAACACGGAGTACAGGGTGTAGGGGATGTACTTCTCAATGCCGAAGGTCTGCGTCACATCCGTTGTGCGGTTGAAGAAGTGCTGGCCCAGCACCACTGAGACGCTGTCCCTGGGGGGGCTGTGGAGGGGGGTCCCTGGGGGGCTGTGCTGGGGGGATCCCTGGGGGGCTGTGGAGGGGGGTCCCTGGGGGGGCTGTGCTGGGGGGATCCTGGGTAGGGCTCTGCAAGGGGGTCCTGGGGGGGCTGCAAGGGAGGTCCGTGGGAGGGCCTGTGAAGGGGGTTCCCTGGGGGGGCTGTGCAGGGGGGCGTCCCTGGGGGGACTGTGCAGGGAGGGCTGGCCACTGCACCGACCCACCCTCCCCTGGCCACCGGGGtcacctctcccttcctctccccgaCCCACTGCCCAGGGAGGCCAACAGTGTGGGACCCCAATTCGGGGGAAAGTTCCAAGCAAGTGCCTGAGTGTGGGCTGTTGGTACTGGGGAGAGGGGGGTCACTAAGGAGGGGTTATGGCCAGTCACCCCCAGATCCAGGCACGggagctgcagtgcagtgccatCCCTCCTGACACCACCAGTCCCAAGCCCTGGGCGGAGTCTCAGGCCCAGGCAGGGTCGGCTCCAAGGCTAGACCTGAGTACGTGAAGACCCAGCCCCGCCTGGGGCCTGCCTTAGCTCCCATCCACAATGTGGGGTCCCCAGATGCAGCCCTCACTCCCACTGGGCACAGAGCCCGGGCCCCTGGGTCAGCCTGGCTCCCCTACTGTGTGGAGGTCACTCCCCCTGGCTCGACCTCCTGCCCTGGCTCCACACCAAGGAAGGTTCTGGCCCCATCTGCAGGCCCAGGAGCTGCCTGCTGCAGCTTCCACAGGACCCCACCCTGGGCACTGTAGTCCTTAAAAGGCTGTCAGACCTTCAGCTGGCTAGACCCCTGCTCCTAATTGCACCTGGGGTGCTCATCGAAggtgggagggcagggaagggcatcGGGCCTCAGGGTCTCCCCACTCGAGCCCCGCCTCCCAGAGTGTGTGCCTAGGTGGCTGCACTGCAGGGAATCCACTGAGGGGGCTGGGCCTCGGTTTCCCTGGCTGTGCTGGGCTCTTGGGGCTCTGACGGGTTGTCACTGGGCTCCCTGGCTCCCTACTGAGAGCCAGGATTctgggaggggcggggcctgCAGGGAGGACAGGACCTTGTCCACTGCACCCTCTGCTGGTGCCCCGTTCTCTGCGGAAACGCCCCCAACCCCTGGGCTCCCTAAACAGGGACAGGGTTTCTGGAATCTCTGTGCGTGCCCAGCTCAGGGCTGAGCCCCAAGTCCCAGAGGGGTCAGAAAGGATGACTGGGGACCCCAGGAAGGGGTCAGCGGAGGCAAGCGGGTGGAATGGGCGTGTGGTGGCGCTGGAGGGCAGCGGGGCCTAGAGGAGGCAAACCTGAGGGAGAAGCAGTGGGCAGCGGACACCACCCAGCAGGTGTGGACCAGGCTGCCGGCGCAGAAGCTGTCCCCAATGTAGATGGCGGCCAGCCAGGGGTGCGAGCCGGGCAGCGAGGAGGAGCCGCCGATGATGCGCGGCCGCAGGAACGTCCTCTTCCTGTGCCTCTTGCCGCAGGCCTGGCGTCTGGCGGAGGCTGGCTCAGGCAGGGTCACCAGGAGATCCGGGAGTGGGGGCTGGGCTCTGGTGAAGGATTCTGGGATTCAAGATCGCCTGGTCACATCCCTGGGGGCCAAAGGGCTAACCCCCTTTCTCACACCTGCCCCACCCAGCAGCAGGTGTCACAGCAGGCCGTGGCAGACACCCCGTCCACGCTGCTCAGGCGCAGGTGCCTGCCCACCTCTGCCCTGTTTCCAGATCTGTAGAAGGGGGTTCGATGCCCAATCCTGAGGCTCTGTGAGGGCCAGAGTGGCTGGACACACGGAGGGCTTTGGGACCCCCTCAGCAGTCTTGAACCCCACAGACAGCCTCAGCACCATCAGAGACCCCGCACGAGAGCCCTGGACATGGGGCAGGAAGCTGGCAGCCTCTCCGGGGCTAACCGCCCAGAGTCTGATGCCAGGGCGCCTGTGGGGAGCCTGCACgccatcctcccatctcctccCCAGGAGGCCTCTGGGGCCCTACTGGGCATAGTGCAGGCTGGTCAGGTGCCACCAGAGGCTGTCACCTGGTGACCAGCCCCCTGCCTCCCCCGCTGTGACCCCAGTACCgacactgtgtgaccttggaccagCCTGACtctgtgagcttcagtttccccatctgtctgTCAGAGGTGcagtagccaggtgtggggagGGGGTAGGAGGACCACAGGGAAAACTGCTGTGACCTTGGTGAGGCCGAGGCAGCACCCGCCCCCAGCTGCGCACCGCAGGACGCCAGGCGGCAATACTCCCAAGAGAGCGCGCTGTCCTTCACCACGTAGCACCAGGGCCTCTCGTCACCGTCCGGATTCCTGTAGTGCACGAGGTGGGGCAAGTGGGGAGTCACACTGCCTATCGGAGAGGGCACGGGGAGGGGACATCGGAAACCCCCGCAAGGCGGCTTCCCACACCCGAAGCAGAGGGAAGAGCGCGGCCCTCCCTCGGGCAGTGTCCCAGGCAGAGGTACTGGGGCCTGTCTGGATGGAGCTGGCCCCACCTGGATTCTAGGGAGCTGAGGTGCCTCCCCCAGGACAAACCCCGCCTGCCCCACGTGCAGCGGCCTGGAGCAGCCGTGGTGCTGACCGGCAGTAGGCGTGGGGGCCCAGGCCCAGCAGGGCCGCGGTGCCCACCGAGTCCACGTGCAGCTCCTGATAGAGCAGGTCGGAGTTCCAGGCCAGGCAGCTGAGGCCTGAGGCCGAGGTGTTGGCCACGCCACGGTACCCCGTGCCATTCCCCAGGAAGCAGCGCTCGCCAGGCACTGCAGGCAGAGGGCAGTGAGGCCGGTCCATGGTGGGGTCCCCCCACACCGCCACAGGGCACCCGGCCGGCC from Callithrix jacchus isolate 240 chromosome 3, calJac240_pri, whole genome shotgun sequence includes:
- the HGFAC gene encoding hepatocyte growth factor activator serine protease isoform X3; the protein is MGAACSTPAPQRAALTGSAGPEPCASSPCLNGGSCSNTQDSRSHHCSCPPAFTGKDCGTEKCFDETRYEYLEQGDRWARVHQGRVEGCVCLEGRAWCEGTRHTACLSSPCLNGGTCHLVVATGTTVCACPRGYAGRLCNIVPGERCFLGNGTGYRGVANTSASGLSCLAWNSDLLYQELHVDSVGTAALLGLGPHAYCRNPDGDERPWCYVVKDSALSWEYCRLASCESFTRAQPPLPDLLVTLPEPASARRQACGKRHRKRTFLRPRIIGGSSSLPGSHPWLAAIYIGDSFCAGSLVHTCWVVSAAHCFSLSPPREPPSQALPRTSLAAPPGPPCRALPRIPPAQPPQGPPSTAPQGSPQHSPPGTPLHSPPRDSVSVVLGQHFFNRTTDVTQTFGIEKYIPYTLYSVFNPSEHDLVLIRLKKKGDRCATRSQFVQPICLPEPGSTFPAGHKCQIAGWGHLGEDVSSYSSSLREALVPLVADHKCSSPEVYGADISPNMLCAGYFDCKSDACQGDSGGPLACEKNGVAYLYGIISWGDGCGRLHKPGVYTRVANYVDWINDRIRPPRRPSAPS
- the HGFAC gene encoding hepatocyte growth factor activator serine protease isoform X2, whose translation is MGCWAWVPSPCPPLGLGPFLLLLLLLLPRGFQLHPGGNYTDSPEPNATVTPEIPTILVTSVTPEIPATSAPEAEGPQGGVLLPWHRAVPLSSSPQAQALTEDGRPCSFPFRYGGRMLHACTSEGSAHRKWCATTHNYDRDRAWGYCVEATPSPGGPAGPEPCASSPCLNGGSCSNTQDSRSHHCSCPPAFTGKDCGTEKCFDETRYEYLEQGDRWARVHQGRVEGCVCLEGRAWCEGTRHTACLSSPCLNGGTCHLVVATGTTVCACPRGYAGRLCNIVPGERCFLGNGTGYRGVANTSASGLSCLAWNSDLLYQELHVDSVGTAALLGLGPHAYCRNPDGDERPWCYVVKDSALSWEYCRLASCESFTRAQPPLPDLLVTLPEPASARRQACGKRHRKRTFLRPRIIGGSSSLPGSHPWLAAIYIGDSFCAGSLVHTCWVVSAAHCFSLSPPRDSVSVVLGQHFFNRTTDVTQTFGIEKYIPYTLYSVFNPSEHDLVLIRLKKKGDRCATRSQFVQPICLPEPGSTFPAGHKCQIAGWGHLGEDVSSYSSSLREALVPLVADHKCSSPEVYGADISPNMLCAGYFDCKSDACQGDSGGPLACEKNGVAYLYGIISWGDGCGRLHKPGVYTRVANYVDWINDRIRPPRRPSAPS
- the HGFAC gene encoding hepatocyte growth factor activator serine protease isoform X1, whose translation is MGCWAWVPSPCPPLGLGPFLLLLLLLLPRGFQLHPGGNYTDSPEPNATVTPEIPTILVTSVTPEIPATSAPEAEGPQGGVLLPWHRAVPLSSSPQAQALTEDGRPCSFPFRYGGRMLHACTSEGSAHRKWCATTHNYDRDRAWGYCVEATPSPGGPAGPEPCASSPCLNGGSCSNTQDSRSHHCSCPPAFTGKDCGTEKCFDETRYEYLEQGDRWARVHQGRVEGCVCLEGRAWCEGTRHTACLSSPCLNGGTCHLVVATGTTVCACPRGYAGRLCNIVPGERCFLGNGTGYRGVANTSASGLSCLAWNSDLLYQELHVDSVGTAALLGLGPHAYCRNPDGDERPWCYVVKDSALSWEYCRLASCESFTRAQPPLPDLLVTLPEPASARRQACGKRHRKRTFLRPRIIGGSSSLPGSHPWLAAIYIGDSFCAGSLVHTCWVVSAAHCFSLSPPREPPSQALPRTSLAAPPGPPCRALPRIPPAQPPQGPPSTAPQGSPQHSPPGTPLHSPPRDSVSVVLGQHFFNRTTDVTQTFGIEKYIPYTLYSVFNPSEHDLVLIRLKKKGDRCATRSQFVQPICLPEPGSTFPAGHKCQIAGWGHLGEDVSSYSSSLREALVPLVADHKCSSPEVYGADISPNMLCAGYFDCKSDACQGDSGGPLACEKNGVAYLYGIISWGDGCGRLHKPGVYTRVANYVDWINDRIRPPRRPSAPS